Proteins found in one Coffea eugenioides isolate CCC68of chromosome 5, Ceug_1.0, whole genome shotgun sequence genomic segment:
- the LOC113771414 gene encoding uncharacterized protein LOC113771414, whose protein sequence is MAICRFMGPPDLFITFTCNSNWPEISKGISLIPDQKVVDRPDIVARVFHIKLDQFMNDLTHGQHFGKVMAALYTIEFQKRGLPHAHILLFLHPDDKCTTPRDVDRIISAELPDKNTDPIAYEAVLQFMTHGPCGPANTRSPCMENGKCSKHYPKYFQTETIIDEKGFPVYRRRDNGREGIKAGVKIDNRWIVPHNVDLVVKYWGHVCVELCNQSRSIKYLFKYVNKGYDRATFVIEENDATDGQSGTRVVREVDEIKKYLDCRYISASEACWRIFDFDIQYRSIAVQRLNFHLPNEQPVLFGDNDPLDEVLNRAEEHSTMFIEWMKTNSIDTSAQQLTYADFPTQWTWKKKLRKWVKRKSGRSIGRIFYAHPSTGERFYLRMLLNIVKGPRSFEEIRTINGVVHPTFKAACQALGLLGGDEEWHNAIREAANWQTGQQLRELFVTMLLFCEVSNPLDLWEKNWEFLSDDISYRQRRILGDNFISFSDSQIKNYALYEIEKILNRNSRSLKEFPGIPFPDMLLDNDNRNRFIIEELNYNREILAQEHFQLRSGLNEQQLQVYNAVIHAVDYGLGGLFFVYGSGGTGKTYLWRTIIARLRSQGKIVLVVASSGIASLLLPGGRTAHSRFKIPIIIDGDSTCAISQGSQLAELICKASLIIWDEAVMLHRNIFEAVDRTFRDILRFHDPDSAHKVFGGKTMLLGGDFRQILPVVPKGGRTEIVASSINRSSLLWGHCHLYLLSLNMRIRGNDMHSDSVESLEEFSKWILDLGEGKLPAISFDDEDESTWIEIPDDLLIPQDTDCIHRIIDSTYPDLLANYNNASYLRNRAILAPTNDVVDEVNSVILSSIPGHSRIYLSADRICPTSDCGLEQASLYPVEFLNTLKFSGIPNHSIELKVGIPIILLRNMNQSRGLCNGTRLIITNLGDNIIEAEMITGSSIGTRFFIHRIDMTPTDSKWPFVMIRRQFPIKVCFAMIINKSQGQTFDNVGVYLTKPVFSHGQLYVAASRVTSRQGLKFLIKDDRNPENRRTRNIVYRDIYDNLRIGIG, encoded by the exons ATGGCAATATGTAGATTCATGGGTCCTCCTGATCTTTTCATTACTTTCACATGCAATTCTAATTGGCCAGAAATCAGCAAGGGCATAAGTTTGATACCTGATCAAAAAGTTGTGGATCGACCTGATATCGTTGCACGTGTTTTTCACATAAAATTAGATCAAtttatgaatgatttaacaCATGGACAGCATTTTGGCAAGGTGATGGCAG CATTATATACAATTGAGTTTCAAAAGAGAGGGTTGCCCCATGCGCATATTCTGTTATTCTTACATCCAGATGATAAGTGCACTACACCAAGAGATGTTGATCGAATCATTTCAGCCGAACTGCCAGATAAGAATACTGATCCAATAGCTTATGAAGCAGTTTTACAATTTATGACACACGGACCATGTGGACCAGCTAATACAAGGTCACCGTGTATGGAAAATGGAAAGTGCAGTAAACATTATCCCAAATATTTTCAGACCGAAACAATAATTGATGAAAAAGGTTTTCCAGTGTATAGGAGAAGGGACAATGGACGAGAAGGTATTAAAGCTGGTGTGAAAATTGATAATCGATGGATCGTTCCTCATAATGTTGATTTGGTTGTCAAATATTGGGGACATGTTTGTGTTGAATTGTGCAATCAAAGCAGgtctataaaatatttattcaaatatGTGAATAAAGGATATGATAGAGCCACTTTTGTCATTGAGGAAAATGATGCAACTGATGGACAGAGTGGAACACGAGTTGTTCGTGAAGTggatgagataaaaaaatatctAGATTGCCGATATATATCAGCATCAGAGGCTTGCTGGAGAATATTTGATTTTGACATCCAATATCGGAGTATTGCCGTTCAAAGATTAAATTTTCATCTTCCAAATGAACAGCCAGTGCTATTTGgtgataatgatcctttggatgAAGTATTAAACAGAGCAGAAGAACATAGTACAATGTTCATTGAATGGATGAAAACGAATTCCATAGATACATCTGCTCAACAGTTGACTTATGCAGATTTTCCTACACAATGGACATGGAAAAAGAAGCTGAGAAAATGGGTTAAACGGAAGTCTGGTCGATCAATAGGTAGAATTTTTTATGCTCATCCTTCAACTGGAGAAAGATTCTACTTACGCATGTTATTGAACATTGTCAAAGGTCCAAGATCATTTGAGGAGATTAGGACAATTAACGGAGTCGTGCATCCAACGTTTAAAGCGGCATGTCAAGCGTTGGGATTATTGGGTGGTGATGAAGAATGGCATAATGCTATAAGAGAAGCAGCAAATTGGCAAACAGGTCAGCAATTACGTGAATTATTTGTGACCATGTTATTATTTTGTGAGGTATCTAATCCATTAGATTTATGGGAGAAAAATTGGGAATTTCTTTCTGATGACATATCCTATCGACAACGTCGTATACTCGGAGATAATTTTATATCTTTCAGTGATTCCCAAATAAAGAATTATGCACTTtatgaaattgaaaaaattctCAATCGAAATAGTAGAAGTTTGAAAGAATTTCCTGGAATCCCATTTCCTGATATGCTATTGGATAATGATAATCGAAATCGGTTTATTATTGAGGAATTGAATTATAATAGGGAAATTCTTGCACAAGAACACTTTCAACTACGAAGTGGGTTGAATGAGCAACAGCTACAAGTGTATAATGCAGTCATTCATGCTGTTGATTATGGTCTCGGTGGTCTCTTTTTTGTTTATGGTAGTGGAGGAACAGGAAAGACTTATTTGTGGAGAACTATAATTGCTCGATTACGTTCACAAGGCAAAATAGTTTTGGTGGTAGCATCTTCTGGTATAGCTTCTCTATTGCTGCCTGGTGGAAGGACAGCTCATTCGAGATTTAAAATTCCTATAATTATAGACGGTGATTCTACTTGCGCAATATCACAGGGATCACAATTGGCTGAGTTAATTTGTAAGGCATCATTGATTATTTGGGATGAAGCTGTAATGTTACATCGAAATATTTTTGAAGCGGTTGATAGAACATTTAGGGATATCTTACGCTTTCATGATCCTGACTCTGCGCACAAAGTTTTTGGTGGCAAAACTATGTTACTTGGTGGTGATTTCAGGCAAATTCTTCCTGTTGTACCCAAAGGGGGTAGAACTGAAATTGTTGCTTCATCAATTAATCGATCTTCTTTGCTTTGGGGTCATTGTCATTTATATCTATTATCTTTGAATATGCGTATACGAGGTAATGACATGCATTCAGATTCTGTTGAAAGTTTAGAAGAATTCAGCAAATGGATTTTAGATTTGGGTGAAGGAAAATTACCAGCTATTTCCTTTGATGATGAAGACGAATCTACTTGGATAGAGATTCCTGATGATCTACTCATTCCTCAGGATACTGACTGCATACACCGCATTATTGATAGTACGTATCCTGATCTATTGGCTAATTATAATAATGCTTCATATCTTCGCAATAGAGCTATTCTTGCCCCGACCAATGATGTTGTTGATGAAGTAAATTCTGTTATTCTATCATCCATTCCTGGCCATTCCAGGATATACTTAAGTGCTGATAGAATCTGTCCCACCTCTGATTGCGGACTTGAGCAAGCTTCTTTATACCCGGTTGAGTTTTTGAATACACTTAAATTCTCTGGAATTCCAAATCATTCAATTGAGTTAAAGGTTGGAATTCCAATTATTCTGCTACGCAATATGAATCAGAGTCGGGGTCTGTGCAATGGTACACGGTTGATAATTACAAATCTGGGAGATAACATCATAGAAGCTGAAATGATTACAGGGTCAAGTATAGGGACAAGATTTTTCATTCACAGGATTGACATGACTCCTACGGATTCAAAATGGCCTTTTGTGATGATTCGACGTCAGTTTCCTATTAAGGTTTGTTTTGCTATGATAATAAATAAGAGTCAAGGCCAAACTTTTGATAACGTTGGAGTGTACTTGACAAAACCTGTATTTAGTCACGGCCAATTATACGTTGCTGCTTCTCGAGTAACCTCCCGTCAAGGATTGAAGTTTTTGATCAAGGATGATCGAAATCCGGAAAATCGTCGTACAAGAAATATTGTTTATCGAGACATATATGATAATTTACGCATTGGTATAGGTTAA
- the LOC113771415 gene encoding uncharacterized protein LOC113771415, whose product MVQNYQDAIAICRFMGPPDLFITFTCNSNWPEISKGISLIPDQKVVDRPDIVARVFHIKLDQLMNDLTHGQHFGKVMAAELLDKNTDPIAYEAVLQFMSHGPCGPANTRSPCMENGKCSKHYPKYFQTETIIDENDFPVYRRRDNGREGIKAGVKIDNRWIIPHTVDLVVKYWGHVCVELCNQGRSIKYLFKYVNKGYDRATFVIEENDATDGQSGTRVVREVDEIKRYLDCQYISASEACWRIFYFDIQYRSIAVQRLNFHLPNEQPVLFGDNDPLDEVLNRAEEHSTMFIEWMKTNSIDTSAQQLTYADFPTQWTWKKKLRKWVKRKSGRSIGRIFYAHPSTGERFYLRMLLNIVKGPRSFEEIRTINGVVHPTFKAACQALGLLGGDEEWHNAIREAANWQTGQQLRELFVTMLLFCEVSNPLDLWEKNWEFLSDDISYRQRRILGDNFISFSDSQIKNYALYEIEKILNRNSRSLKEFPGIPFPDMLLDNDNRNRFIIEELNYNREILAQEHFQLRSGLNEQQLQVYNAVIHAVDYGLGGLFFVYGSGGTGKTYLWRTIIARLRSQGKIVLVVASSGIASLLLPGGRTAHSRFKIPIIIDGDSTCAISQGSQLAELICKASLIIWDEAVMLHRNIFEAVDRTFRDILRFHDPDSAHKVFGGKTMLLGGDFRQILPVVPKGGRTEIVASSINRSSLLWGHCHLYLLSLNMRIRGNDMHSDSVESLEEFSKWILDLGEGKLPAISFDDEDESTWIEIPDDLLIPQDTDCIHRIIDSTYPDLLANYNNASYLRNRAILAPTNDVVDEVNSVILSSIPGHSRIYLSADRICPTSDCGLEQASLYPVEFLNTLKFSGIPNHSIELKVGIPIILLRNMNQSRGLCNGTRLIITNLGDNIIEAEMITGSSIGTRFFIHRIDMTPTDSKWPFVMIRRQFPIKVCFAMIINKSQGQTFDNVGVYLTKPVFSHGQLYVAASRVTSRQGLKFLIKDDRNPENRRTRNIVYRDIYDNLRIVFSLDTYMQLFYKLVNFGSRHKFVTMNSSHKLLNQLTVGFDSKKIKVRVTRMWDAINTNTGDVFALEMVLLDENDNHMVAIVPKNLVQSGESINVTLWGTTSNQFNDENILVSDQPLVLVISSVTVKQFRDKIVISIDITAPQTIEVLHPPKTREAIQQLMFKNRKFLSEIYQIMAGVQTEELVYTSKVTILKVDFNSQLHYKAYPKCQRKVTLEGSNFVCNACNQNVEYLKLRYMLKVLASDATGSAWFVIFDQEAERIIEHKLSFVLEEFNKDKDAADKHVKTNQRLLSATFSDLPAPLFEWEKMAPAPVPRLDGAAIHIGHLLYVFVGYVTIDYVKASRKSMQHANGGAK is encoded by the exons ATGGTTCAAAATTATCAAGATGCAATAGCAATATGCAGATTCATGGGTCCTCCTGATCTTTTTATTACTTTCACATGCAATTCTAATTGGCCAGAAATCAGCAAGGGTATAAGTTTGATCCCTGATCAGAAAGTTGTGGATCGACCTGATATCGTTGCACGTGTTTTTCACATAAAATTAGATCAATTGATGAATGATTTAACACATGGACAGCATTTTGGCAAGGTGATGGCAG CCGAATTGCTAGATAAGAATACTGATCCAATAGCTTATGAAGCAGTTTTACAATTTATGTCACACGGACCATGTGGACCAGCTAATACAAGGTCACCGTGTATGGAAAATGGAAAGTGCAGTAAACATTATCCCAAATATTTTCAGACTGAAACAATAATTGATGAAAACGATTTTCCAGTATACAGGAGAAGGGACAATGGACGAGAAGGTATTAAAGCTGGTGTGAAAATTGATAATCGATGGATCATTCCTCATACTGTTGATTTGGTTGTCAAATATTGGGGACATGTTTGTGTTGAATTGTGCAATCAGGGCAGgtctataaaatatttattcaaatatGTGAATAAAGGATATGATAGAGCCACTTTTGTCATTGAGGAAAATGATGCAACTGATGGACAGAGTGGAACACGAGTTGTTCGTGAAGTggatgagataaaaagatatctAGATTGCCAATATATATCAGCATCAGAGGCTTGCTggagaattttttattttgacatccAATATCGGAGTATTGCCGTTCAAAGATTAAATTTTCATCTTCCAAATGAACAGCCAGTGCTATTTGgtgataatgatcctttggatgAAGTATTAAACAGAGCAGAAGAACATAGTACAATGTTCATTGAATGGATGAAAACGAATTCCATAGATACATCTGCTCAACAGTTGACTTATGCAGATTTTCCTACACAATGGACATGGAAAAAGAAGCTGAGAAAATGGGTTAAACGGAAGTCTGGTCGATCAATAGGTAGAATTTTTTATGCTCATCCTTCAACTGGAGAAAGATTCTACTTACGCATGTTATTGAACATTGTCAAAGGTCCAAGATCATTTGAGGAGATTAGGACAATTAACGGAGTCGTGCATCCAACGTTTAAAGCGGCATGTCAAGCGTTGGGATTATTGGGTGGTGATGAAGAATGGCATAATGCTATAAGAGAAGCAGCAAATTGGCAAACAGGTCAGCAATTACGTGAATTATTTGTGACCATGTTATTATTTTGTGAGGTATCTAATCCATTAGATTTATGGGAGAAAAATTGGGAATTTCTTTCTGATGACATATCCTATCGACAACGTCGTATACTCGGAGATAATTTTATATCTTTCAGTGATTCCCAAATAAAGAATTATGCACTTtatgaaattgaaaaaattctCAATCGAAATAGTAGAAGTTTGAAAGAATTTCCTGGAATCCCATTTCCTGATATGCTATTGGATAATGATAATCGAAATCGGTTTATTATTGAGGAATTGAATTATAATAGGGAAATTCTTGCACAAGAACACTTTCAACTACGAAGTGGGTTGAATGAGCAACAGCTACAAGTGTATAATGCAGTCATTCATGCTGTTGATTATGGTCTCGGTGGTCTCTTTTTTGTTTATGGTAGTGGAGGAACAGGAAAGACTTATTTGTGGAGAACTATAATTGCTCGATTACGTTCACAAGGCAAAATAGTTTTGGTGGTAGCATCTTCTGGTATAGCTTCTCTATTGCTGCCTGGTGGAAGGACAGCTCATTCGAGATTTAAAATTCCTATAATTATAGACGGTGATTCTACTTGCGCAATATCACAGGGATCACAATTGGCTGAGTTAATTTGTAAGGCATCATTGATTATTTGGGATGAAGCTGTAATGTTACATCGAAATATTTTTGAAGCGGTTGATAGAACATTTAGGGATATCTTACGCTTTCATGATCCTGACTCTGCGCACAAAGTTTTTGGTGGCAAAACTATGTTACTTGGTGGTGATTTCAGGCAAATTCTTCCTGTTGTACCCAAAGGGGGTAGAACTGAAATTGTTGCTTCATCAATTAATCGATCTTCTTTGCTTTGGGGTCATTGTCATTTATATCTATTATCTTTGAATATGCGTATACGAGGTAATGACATGCATTCAGATTCTGTTGAAAGTTTAGAAGAATTCAGCAAATGGATTTTAGATTTGGGTGAAGGAAAATTACCAGCTATTTCCTTTGATGATGAAGACGAATCTACTTGGATAGAGATTCCTGATGATCTACTCATTCCTCAGGATACTGACTGCATACACCGCATTATTGATAGTACGTATCCTGATCTATTGGCTAATTATAATAATGCTTCATATCTTCGCAATAGAGCTATTCTTGCCCCGACCAATGATGTTGTTGATGAAGTAAATTCTGTTATTCTATCATCCATTCCTGGCCATTCCAGGATATACTTAAGTGCTGATAGAATCTGTCCCACCTCTGATTGCGGACTTGAGCAAGCTTCTTTATACCCGGTTGAGTTTTTGAATACACTTAAATTCTCTGGAATTCCAAATCATTCAATTGAGTTAAAGGTTGGAATTCCAATTATTCTGCTACGCAATATGAATCAGAGTCGGGGTCTGTGCAATGGTACACGGTTGATAATTACAAATCTGGGAGATAACATCATAGAAGCTGAAATGATTACAGGGTCAAGTATAGGGACAAGATTTTTCATTCACAGGATTGACATGACTCCTACGGATTCAAAATGGCCTTTTGTGATGATTCGACGTCAGTTTCCTATTAAGGTTTGTTTTGCTATGATAATAAATAAGAGTCAAGGCCAAACTTTTGATAACGTTGGAGTGTACTTGACAAAACCTGTATTTAGTCACGGCCAATTATACGTTGCTGCTTCTCGAGTAACCTCCCGTCAAGGATTGAAGTTTTTGATCAAGGATGATCGAAATCCGGAAAATCGTCGTACAAGAAATATTGTTTATCGAGACATATATGATAATTTACGCATTG TATTTAGTTTAGATACCTATATGCAATTATTTTATAAGTTGGTGAATTTTGGTAGCAGACACAAGTTCGTTACAATGAATTCAAGCCACAAGCTCTTGAATCAGttgactgtgggatttgattcgAAGAAAATCAAGGTTAGAGTGACGCGCATGTGGGATGCCATTAACACAAATACTGGTGATGTGTTTGCTCTTGAAATGGTACTACTCGATGAAAAT GATAATCATATGGTGGCTATTGTACCAAAAAATTTGGTACAAAG TGGTGAAAGCATTAATGTCACATTATGGGGAACAACATCGAATCAGTTCAATGATGAGAATATTTTGGTGTCTGATCAACCATTAGTGTTGGTGATCTCTTCAGTGACAGTTAAACAATTCAGAG ATAAAATTGTTATTAGCATTGATATCACTGCTCCTCAAACTATTGAGGTTTTACATCCTCCAAAAACGCGAGAAGCTATACAGCAACTAATGTTCAAGAATCGAAAATTTTTATCAGAGATATATCAGATAATGGCCGGTGTTCAAACAGAG GAATTGGTTTACACTTCCAAAGTGACAATTCTGAAAGTTGATTTCAATAGTCAACTGCACTACAAAGCATATCCAAAATGTCAGAGAAAAGTGACATTAGAAGGATCTAATTTTGTGTGCAATGCTTGCAATCAAAATGTGGAGTATCTTAAATTGAG GTATATGTTAAAAGTCTTGGCAAGTGATGCAACCGGTAGTGCttggtttgttatatttgatcAAGAGGCTGAAAGAATAATAGAACACaaactttcttttgttcttgaagaATTTAACAAG GACAAGGACGCTGCCGACAAACATGTAAAGACCAATCAGAGGTTACTATCGGCAACCTTTTCTGATTTGCCAGCTCCCCTCTTCGAATGGGAGAAGATGGCCCCTGCCCCCGTCCCTCGTCTTGACGGTGCGGCCATTCACATTGGCCATCTCCTTTATGTCTTTGTCGGATACGTGACCATTGATTATGTAAAAGCTTCGAGGAAAAG